Proteins co-encoded in one bacterium genomic window:
- a CDS encoding UGSC family (seleno)protein, which produces MTDQIVLDPTSERTPQVRVRPSRPVSLSDRTVGLLDISKSRGDVFLDRLDALLTARGLRVLRFRKPTFTKVAPADLRYEISVKCDAVIEGLADUGSCTSCSVHDIVDLETRGIPGVMVASDEFVHAAAAQARALGADPACVFVRHPIQDRTDDELRALADEAVEEIVRTLTAERPPA; this is translated from the coding sequence GTGACAGACCAGATCGTGCTCGACCCGACCAGCGAGCGCACGCCGCAGGTCCGTGTGCGTCCATCTCGTCCGGTGTCATTGTCGGACCGGACCGTGGGGCTGCTCGATATCTCCAAGTCGCGCGGGGATGTGTTTCTGGACCGACTCGACGCCCTGCTCACCGCCCGCGGTCTGCGCGTGCTGCGCTTCCGCAAGCCCACGTTCACCAAGGTGGCTCCGGCCGACCTCCGGTACGAGATCAGCGTTAAGTGCGACGCCGTGATTGAGGGTCTCGCCGACTGAGGGTCGTGCACGTCGTGCAGTGTGCACGACATCGTTGACCTCGAGACCCGCGGGATTCCAGGCGTGATGGTCGCGTCGGACGAGTTCGTGCACGCGGCTGCCGCGCAGGCGCGCGCCCTCGGTGCGGATCCGGCGTGCGTCTTTGTCCGCCATCCGATTCAAGACCGTACCGACGACGAACTCCGCGCCCTTGCCGACGAGGCGGTCGAGGAGATCGTGCGGACGCTCACGGCGGAGCGCCCCCCGGCCTAA
- a CDS encoding molecular chaperone TorD family protein translates to MSELVRALAVLAEPPGSEQARLGRLLGLDGIPDPAEYTEVFALQLYPYASVYLGAEGMLGGDARDRVAGFWRALHRAPPAEPDHLTALLGLYAALGEHARGEPDPPRRLMGRLSREAFLWEHLASWLFPYLDKLRDVAPPFYRSWGALLAETLTAEIEGAGPPGALPLHLRLAPPLPDPRVDGAEAFTSGLLSPVRSGMVLTRADLARAAHSLELGLRMGERRFILAALLSQDPGGTLGWLAGEALAWVSRHEAHQTVTGHVALFWAGRAAATAALLDAVRPGGAPP, encoded by the coding sequence GTGAGCGAGCTCGTCCGAGCGCTGGCGGTCCTCGCAGAACCTCCCGGATCCGAGCAGGCGCGCCTGGGCAGGCTGCTGGGCCTGGACGGAATCCCGGACCCGGCCGAGTACACCGAAGTGTTCGCGCTGCAGCTCTATCCGTATGCCTCGGTGTACCTCGGCGCCGAGGGGATGCTTGGAGGAGACGCGCGGGACCGCGTCGCCGGGTTTTGGCGGGCCCTCCACCGAGCCCCACCGGCGGAGCCGGATCACCTCACCGCGCTGTTGGGATTGTACGCGGCCCTCGGCGAGCACGCGCGCGGGGAACCCGATCCCCCACGGCGCCTGATGGGGCGCCTGAGCCGGGAAGCGTTCCTCTGGGAGCACCTGGCCTCCTGGCTCTTCCCCTACCTCGACAAACTCCGCGACGTCGCGCCCCCCTTCTACCGGTCATGGGGCGCGCTGCTCGCCGAAACCCTCACGGCCGAGATCGAAGGAGCCGGCCCCCCGGGCGCGCTGCCACTGCACCTTCGCCTCGCTCCGCCGCTCCCGGATCCCAGGGTGGACGGCGCCGAGGCGTTCACGAGCGGGCTCCTCTCTCCGGTGCGCAGCGGCATGGTGCTGACCAGGGCGGACCTGGCCCGCGCGGCGCATAGTCTCGAACTCGGCCTCAGGATGGGCGAGCGCAGGTTCATCCTCGCCGCGTTGCTCTCACAAGATCCAGGCGGGACGCTGGGTTGGCTGGCGGGAGAAGCCCTGGCCTGGGTGTCGAGGCACGAGGCACACCAGACCGTCACCGGTCACGTGGCCCTGTTTTGGGCCGGACGCGCGGCCGCGACGGCTGCGCTGCTGGACGCAGTTAGGCCGGGGGGCGCTCCGCCGTGA
- a CDS encoding molybdopterin-dependent oxidoreductase, which produces MRLEQLNARVSAAREAAEARGETFYPGPSRIHLAAFPPKERWDDWVELDSKAWPARVEKRYMLVPTTCFNCESACGLLAYVDKDTLQVRKFEGNPEHPGSRGRNCAKGPATLNQVTDPDRILYPLKRVGRRGAGQWVRVSWDEALDDIAIRVRHAIAEGRHNEIMYHVGRPGEDGFTERVLAAWGVDGHNTHTNVCSSGGRTGYHFWMGLDRPSPDHANARVILLISSHLEAGHYFNPHAQRVIEAKQRGAKLIVFDTRLSNTATHADHWVAPYPGSEAAILLAIANHLIQHDLYDREFVRRWWNWQEYLEREHPAVPPTFEQFEAVLKTLYTSYTFEFAAAESGVDAATLQEIAATVAIAGTRLSTHTWRSAAAGNLGGWQVARTLFLLNALLGAVATEGGTYPNAWNKFVPRPIYVPPHPSVWNELTWPREYPLAINELSFLLPHLLKARRGHLDVYFTRVYNPVWTNPDGFSWIEALTDESLLRLHVALTPTWSETAFFADYILPMGHGSERHDLHSYEQYDGQWIGFRQPVLRAARERLGERVADTRQVNPGEVWEENEFWIELSWRIDPDGGLGIRRYFESRRTPGQKLTVDEYYGYIFEHSVPGLPERAAAEGITPLAYMRRYGAFEVARSIGPLHEQPVPTQELAGMRVERTGRVYTKSPAPPNPNIVPTGSPDLDSEGRRPVGVLVGDEIVRGFPTPSGRLEFYSSTLAGWGWREHAIPTYIKSHIHRDHLAPDQMPLISTFRLPVQIHTRSANAKWLDEIAHTNPLWIHPSDAKRIDVATGDLVRVETEIGHYVVKVWVTEGIRPGVVACSHHMGRWKLHDAAQRQMMASVSLDHTDHRWGMRQLAGVRPYTSQDRDTLKIWWTDVGVHQNLTFPVHPDPVSGQHCWHQAVRVKKAGIRDQYGDIYVDTSASAEVYRRWLGLTRGADRYSPDRTRRPYWLMRPLRPAKDAYRLPDPGEPVGIVGL; this is translated from the coding sequence GCTTGGCCGGCGCGGGTCGAGAAGCGCTATATGCTCGTGCCCACTACGTGCTTCAACTGCGAGTCCGCGTGCGGGCTGCTGGCGTACGTGGACAAGGACACCCTGCAGGTCCGAAAGTTCGAGGGCAATCCCGAGCACCCCGGCTCACGCGGACGGAACTGCGCCAAAGGACCCGCGACGCTCAACCAGGTCACCGACCCGGATCGCATCCTATATCCGCTCAAGCGGGTCGGACGCCGCGGCGCGGGGCAGTGGGTGCGGGTCAGCTGGGACGAGGCCCTCGACGACATCGCGATCCGCGTGCGACACGCGATCGCCGAGGGCCGGCACAATGAGATCATGTACCATGTTGGCCGGCCGGGAGAAGACGGCTTCACCGAGCGGGTGCTGGCCGCGTGGGGCGTCGACGGGCACAACACCCACACCAACGTGTGCTCGAGCGGCGGCAGGACGGGCTATCACTTTTGGATGGGGCTGGACCGGCCGAGCCCCGATCATGCCAACGCCAGGGTCATCCTGTTGATCAGCAGCCACCTGGAGGCCGGTCACTACTTCAACCCGCATGCGCAGCGTGTCATCGAAGCGAAGCAGCGCGGGGCGAAGCTGATCGTCTTCGATACGCGGCTCTCGAACACCGCCACGCACGCCGATCACTGGGTGGCCCCCTACCCCGGGAGCGAGGCGGCCATCCTCTTGGCGATCGCCAACCACTTGATCCAGCACGACCTCTACGACCGGGAGTTCGTGCGGCGGTGGTGGAACTGGCAGGAGTACCTGGAGCGCGAGCACCCCGCCGTCCCCCCCACCTTCGAGCAATTCGAGGCCGTCCTCAAGACGCTGTACACGTCGTATACGTTCGAGTTCGCCGCCGCAGAGTCGGGGGTGGACGCCGCGACACTCCAGGAGATCGCGGCGACCGTGGCGATCGCGGGTACGCGGCTCTCCACCCACACCTGGCGGAGCGCGGCCGCCGGCAACCTCGGCGGATGGCAGGTGGCCCGGACCCTCTTCCTCCTCAACGCGTTGTTGGGAGCCGTGGCGACGGAAGGCGGGACGTATCCCAACGCGTGGAACAAGTTTGTCCCCCGCCCGATCTACGTCCCGCCGCATCCGTCCGTGTGGAACGAGCTGACCTGGCCGCGCGAATACCCGCTGGCCATCAACGAACTCTCGTTTTTGCTCCCCCATCTGCTCAAAGCGCGCCGCGGCCACCTCGACGTGTACTTCACCCGGGTGTACAACCCGGTCTGGACCAACCCCGATGGGTTCTCGTGGATCGAGGCCCTCACCGATGAGTCTCTGCTGAGGCTCCACGTCGCGCTCACGCCTACGTGGAGCGAGACCGCGTTCTTCGCGGACTACATCCTGCCGATGGGACACGGGTCCGAGCGCCACGATCTCCATTCCTACGAACAGTACGACGGCCAGTGGATCGGGTTCCGGCAGCCCGTCCTCCGCGCGGCGCGCGAACGGCTCGGGGAGCGCGTCGCCGACACCCGCCAGGTCAATCCGGGAGAGGTGTGGGAGGAAAACGAGTTCTGGATCGAGCTGTCCTGGCGCATCGATCCGGACGGCGGCCTCGGCATCCGGCGCTACTTCGAGTCTCGACGCACCCCCGGCCAGAAGCTGACCGTCGACGAATACTACGGGTATATCTTCGAGCACTCCGTCCCCGGCCTCCCCGAGCGGGCGGCGGCCGAAGGGATCACGCCGCTCGCGTACATGCGCCGGTACGGCGCCTTCGAAGTCGCGAGATCCATCGGGCCGCTCCACGAGCAGCCGGTGCCCACGCAGGAACTGGCCGGCATGCGCGTCGAGCGGACCGGCCGAGTGTACACCAAGTCCCCTGCGCCGCCGAACCCCAACATCGTCCCGACCGGAAGCCCGGATCTCGATTCGGAAGGACGACGGCCTGTGGGGGTGCTGGTTGGCGACGAGATCGTACGCGGCTTCCCGACCCCCTCAGGGCGACTCGAGTTCTACTCCTCCACCCTGGCCGGGTGGGGGTGGCGGGAGCACGCGATCCCGACCTACATCAAGAGCCACATCCACCGCGATCACCTGGCTCCCGACCAGATGCCGCTGATCTCGACCTTCCGCCTGCCGGTCCAGATCCATACGCGCAGCGCGAACGCCAAGTGGCTGGACGAAATCGCTCACACCAACCCCTTGTGGATTCACCCCTCGGACGCGAAGCGCATCGACGTGGCCACCGGGGACCTGGTGCGCGTCGAGACCGAGATCGGCCACTACGTGGTGAAGGTGTGGGTGACCGAGGGGATCCGCCCTGGGGTCGTGGCGTGCAGCCACCATATGGGCCGGTGGAAGCTGCACGACGCCGCTCAGCGGCAGATGATGGCGAGCGTGTCCCTCGACCACACCGATCACCGGTGGGGAATGCGGCAGCTCGCCGGGGTGCGCCCGTACACGTCACAGGATCGGGATACGTTGAAGATCTGGTGGACGGATGTCGGCGTCCATCAGAACCTGACGTTCCCGGTGCACCCCGACCCGGTGTCCGGTCAACACTGCTGGCATCAGGCGGTGCGGGTCAAGAAGGCCGGCATCAGGGATCAGTATGGGGACATCTATGTCGACACCAGCGCCTCCGCCGAGGTCTATCGCCGGTGGCTCGGGCTCACACGGGGGGCCGACCGGTACTCGCCGGACCGGACCCGCCGCCCGTACTGGCTGATGCGCCCGCTCCGCCCGGCCAAGGACGCCTACCGCCTCCCGGATCCCGGAGAACCGGTCGGCATTGTGGGGTTGTGA